In the Telopea speciosissima isolate NSW1024214 ecotype Mountain lineage chromosome 6, Tspe_v1, whole genome shotgun sequence genome, GTGCATAACAACTTCAGTTTTTGCAACACACCATGCATCTCTGACCTCATTTAGATTTTCAAGCTCTGCATAAAACTCAAAGGATCAATGATGTGACGTAACTGATTTCCAAAGGGCAAGGAGCAGACCGTATCATTAACATCAATCTGGCTCCACCCAGCTTCCTTCACCATTCCTCTCTCATTAATCAACCTTCTCATTGCCACTGCATCTGTCCATTTTCCAACAGATGTATATGTATTAGCCAATAATATGTAATTACCCGTGGTTTGAGGCTCCATAGCAAACAATTTCTTAGCTACAAACTCTCCAAGCTGAATATTGTGATGGGTTCTGCATGCACTAAGTAATGGTGCCCAAACTTGAGCCTTTTGTGCATGCAAAGGCATCTGTTGGATGGTTTTCAAAGCTAAGTTCAAGTACCCAGCTCGACCAAGAAGATCCACTAAACATGAATAATGTTCTATAGTAGGTTCTAATCCATAATCCCTCTGCATAATATGGAAGTACTTCAGACCATCTTCAACGAAGCCTGAATGGCTACAAGCTGATAACACAGTTGTGAATACAACTGCATCTGGCTTGATTCCCTCTTCTTTCTGCATGTTTAAGAAGAGATTTAAAGCTTCTTTTCCCCTCCCATGGATTGCATAACCATTTATCATGGAACTACAGACAGCTAGATCTTTGTTAGAGACCCtgtcaaatatttcttttgccCTCATTATGCTTCCACATTTGCAGTACATGTGAATTAATGCTGTCTGAAGGCGCAAGTCTGATTCCATCCCATTCAACTTAATATAACCCTCGACTTCTTCTCCCATGctcaatgcccccaaattagcACAAGCTGAAAGTACAGTAGCTAATGTTACCCTATTCGGCCTAATGCTTGTCGTCAACAAATTCTTGAAAAGATTCAATGCTTCACTTGGATGCCCAGAGTAGACATATCCACCAATCATTGATGTCCATAGTACTACACTTTTTTTCTCCCCTACATCGAAAACCCTTTGAGCAGATATAAGATCACCACACTTTGCATACATGCTTATAAGAGAGTTTTGAATTGGTTCTTCATAATTGCACCCAGTTTTGAGAATCAGAGCATGGACCGAGGAAACTATTGATACTCTTCCCACTTGGAGACAACCAGAAGTAAGATGTATGAACACCACCGAGTCTAAACCAACCTCTTCTCGTCGCATCTGGTTGAAAATATAAAATCCTTTGGCAACATCCCCCCTATCCACATACCAGCTAATGATTGTCGTCCAGGAAACAACTGATTTCTCAGCCATCGAATAGAAGATAGAAAGAGCAGCATTGATATTACCACGCTGCACGTACATACTCATAATTGAATTAGAAAGGTGTAAATCAGAATCCAGACCAAGTTTAATACCGCAACAGTGTATCAATAAGTCATGCCAGATGGCAGAGCCCGAGGAAGAGCAACCAGAAACAATGCTCACAAAAGTGCTCAAGCTTGGTTGCAGACCGAGTACCTGCATTTGCTTCAACAACTTAAATGATTCTTTAATCAAAGAATAATTACAGTAGGTTGATATCATTGAATTCCAAGAAATCAAGCTTTTAACGGGCATTTCATCAAATATTTGACGGGAAGCAGCCAAATTTGAGCATTTGCCGTACATGTGGATCAAAGCTGTTTGTACAAAGAGGTCATTGTCGAAACCCATCAGTAATGTATGAGCATGTACCTTTGTACCATCTCTTAGCAAACCAAGTTTCCCACAGGCCTTTAAAATCAAAGGAAACGTGAAGTTACTCCCGCAAACCCCAAATTTAGACATCGACGAGTAAATTTCAAGTGTTTCTGTGAATAACCCATCTCTTGCAGATGTTCTAATCATCAAATTCCATAGGAATAACGGCCGTCTTGCGTTATAAACTAGGTGATGCAAGTGCATTGGTTACGGGAATTCTTTTCAAGTTTCTCTTTGGAGAAACAGAGACGCCGGCAAACAGATGCAAACAAAAAGATAAGACCGGTATCGAGGATGAGAAAAGTTAGggttgtttattttattttattttatttttatggaggATGAAAAAACGATTTTGGTGTTTCCTGTGCTGGTggcccaaaaaaaagggaatctaATGTTTGGATTCATTGGTCCAATTTTCTGTGCCAATGAAACAAACCGGGCTCTTTTCTGTGtttgaaacaaaattttcaaaatagctTAAACCTTGTTTTGTAAATCTCAAAACGTTTTCTAGAGAAAAATTAGGCTCGAGTTAAAACAACTATTCCTGATAAAAATCCCTTCTAAGGCTTGAACAAAGAAGAGAACCAAGGCTCCACTCTCCATCGTCTTCTGCCTCTAGTTGTTACCACTTgctacctttttctttttggtataaTGCCTGCTACCTTTGTTCgaatgaagggaaagagaagccTGACATTATTCAACTCTCCATCGTCATACGGCTATGTTGGGAaatgttctaccaaaaaaaaaaaaaagatgttggGAAATGTTTTTGTTCTAAGAATGTTTTCCTGTTTTTGTGCCGAAAGACTATTTTTCAGTTGTGAATGTGCGTGTAAACTTGTTCCAGAACTactctcaaaaataaaaataaaaaaagttggCGTTTGATAAAACTTGTTCTGTAACAGTTTCATTAATTGTATCAACAATTATTGAAATGtcattatcatcaaaattaacccaattaaatttaaaaatatataaatgtcGTTTTCATCAATATCCTAACATAATATTACATACATGTCAATAACTATTCAACTACCTTAAAATAAGTTTTAAAGCTCACTACACAAGCCAAGTGGTATCAGTCTCCACCTTTGTTCAATCTAACTTTCTAACTTCATCAAAGACATCTTTTAACATCTTTGTATGACTCTCGCAGCCTCTAATTGCTCCTTTTAAGAATCCCTTGATAAAATCAGATGAGGATGGAGTAGGTGCAGATGTTGAGGTCTTAGGAACCTCAGATGAATATGTTgtttgatcctttttttttttttttgttggtaactATGTTGTTTGATCCTTGGAAGAACTTGATTGGGGCTTTTCTATCTATTTGAATAATTCATACCCTCAATTTTAACCTATATGGCAAATGATACATTGTTGTTAAAAATCAATGTGcaatttttataataattttcaattaaggaaaataaaagagaaacaaataGGTATTCATACTCCAGTAGAGAGTGGACCAGATTTGTCgtccactatttttttttttggatgtcctGACTCTACACTGACCTTTTACCATAATTACATAACTTAAATTGGCCCACCCATATGAAAAATGATCATCCCTTCGTACATGTAGACACgtaattttgtcaccccctgacGATGATGACACGAGGAGATTCGGCATCTGTTGTTTCATACTTTGGTAAAattcaggttttgggtttaaaaattgATCAAATTACGTTtacagaaattaaaagaaaatattttcaaaaatggaTTTCGACATTGTGGATTAGTGTCATCCGTCCCTTGTATCGGACACTATGCTTTGGTGCGAGACCGGTGTGAATCGGTTTCCAATTCTTCCATACATTACATGGCCAGTGAGCCTATTTGTAGCAAATTTCTCAGCTAAGGCTGCGCTTGCACCTTGCATCATTGAAAAGTATTCGGAACAAGCTTTCCGACGATACATTGCACACCGATTTCTGACCATTGGTTTGGAAATTACTACTTTTGGAATGCCCCTAGGTTTGGTGGAATTTAGATTCTACTTCAAGCAATGGGAGGGTGCCACAGGCAAAAGGTTTTCTGGTCGGCAAACCAACTAACCGTATTGGTGATTGGGACTAATCCCATCCTTTCATATAGAATCATTGAATCTTGATGGTGAGTATTACAATCTTGATGGTTCGTTGCAATACTCACCTTCTACGATACACTTATCTAATACGATTAtatttctatccaaaaaaaaaatacaaaatctaaTACGATTATATGATCCGGATCCTTATATGAGACAACTTCATTCCAACTCTTTGTTATGCTAAATATCCTTCAACTAGCGTAGTGTGGCTGGAATGGAACAAGACACTTTGATCGGTCCTGGCAATCTAGGGTTCTACTCTTGCCCCGGTATTCCAAGGACTTCTCAAGGACAACAGACAAACAAATGACCCAGACAATGGATTAGAATTGCACTTGGATTACTTGTGGTGAACGATCTACAGTGCAAATCAAAAGGGTGCATAAAGCAAAACTAGGaaaaccttaagttcacaccatcatgaaagtaaaagaaaacaaTGCAAGAAAAGTAAAGACAAGTAAAAACTGCAGGTTTGTTATGTGTTTGATTGATGCCTTTTCCGTGCTCCCCttgcttatttatatagtaAGTATAACCACAAGAGATGGTTTCCTTGATTATCGGCCATAACTGTGCCATGTTCAGGCGACCACTCCTTCTCAGTTCAAACTGCAAAGAAACTGCCTGCTGCCTTGGCCGATGAAACTGCTTCTGACCGGAAGTGCCAAGATGCTATCGATCACCTCGCTTGGCCGGGCTGCCCTGTGGCCGAGGACCCCTTCTTGACCATGACAGAGTAGAGCGAAAACTGGGtgcaaacaatgcccctcacgaGTTCAGAGGTCGATTAAAGGAGCCCTCGGAACTCGTGCCTGCCCCAGTTTCGCTCAAAATATCTTCTGCCATGCCGTAATTTGACATGACTGTAACCACTGAAGAATCATTGGTACAGACATGTGGCCCAATCACGCTCTGGTGCTCACCCCTTTTGGGTTATCCTTATCGTTTCCCAAGGCAATCATAATTCCACTTTtgagtttcaaaaaaaaagggatgaaATCCCTTCTTAAACCCTCCAGCATTCTTGGTTGCGTGACAACCCTTCATCACCCCTCTCATCTTCTCTGCATCCTTAGACCGTCGTGTCTTCCAGCCTAATCCTTTTGCATCTTGAGGAAAATGGTCGTCAAAGAACATGCCGGCGACACCCAAACAGCCGTCAATAAGCTTGAGGCTAAACATGCCAGTCTGCACCCCGCTGTGAACCTTGAAGTGCTCATTCCGCGTTCCTACCACTTCGTGCTAGGCCCCATCTTTGAGGATCCTTCTGCCACTCAGTAACTTAAGAACTTCCCTGCTCACCCAGGCGAGAGCCTTTTATTCCATCAGGGCATCCCGACCACCCTGAAGTGCAAACCTGCTGTCATGAAGAGACACTGGGCCGTCAGTTACCCTGAATGGAACGATTGGGTGAAGAGGATGTTTGCCACCAAAGAGACGGTCTAGAAGGAGCTTGGCATCTATGACGCCGTTCTTATGTCCACCGTTCACTACCCTTATGATGCCGATTTTCTTCACGTTGTTCTCCACTTCTGGTCGCGCTCGACCAACTGCTTCCACTTTAGCTTCGGGATGATGGGGCCAACCCTTCTGGATATAGGGGCACTCGTAGGCCTGAAGTCCATCGGAGAGGAGATCAACGGCAGTTCCGATTGCTCCAGGGTTGACTGGGATCTGAATCTCACGAAAAATGCCAGCTACACCTCCTACCTCTCTTAGTTCCGGAAGCAAAGCGGCCCGGTAGGCCAGCAAGATATATGTTGCTTTTCTGTTGTCTTGGATCTGTCATTGCCTTATTTGTACTCGGGCAGACAAGACACCAAGGCCTACCTCGGCCTTGCAAATACTTTGGCAGCTGGCTGTTTCGTGAATCTTGCAGTGTTTGTTCTCTCCTCTCTGTATAGAGAATGCAATGATCTGGTTGAATCTAGCTTCATCCACGGCAGAGGCCCTTTCTGGGTCCTGCAATTGTCGCTGAGTGCCTACTTCCCAAAGTTCAGTCCAAACCCTCGGGCCGATGAGTTCTCGGTCGTTGGTTTTAAGCTACTCCGGCCACCCTTGTTGCACTCTCCCATGGAGTGCTTCGATCTCTTTTTCCATCTTAAAGATGACCGTCCCTCGGCCTCTTTTACTCCATTCCATTCTTCTAACAGTTTACCTGGCTGGCTTGGTGAAGCTATTGTTGATCTGGCCGCCCACGGGGATCTCTGGGGCTCCTGTCTGACTTGCCGAGACCTCCACTATGGAATGTTCCTTGAGCACAACAAGACCAATATGTGCAGTACGGAGCCATACAACCCTCAGTTTTTGGCCCATCAGTTCGGCCTCACACAAGCCATCCCAGTCCCCTATTACTTCTCAGTCTCAAATGGTGGCCCTGAGTGGCACCTCATAAAAGCTTATGATAGCATTGTAGATATGACCCTCTTAAGTGGCATAGCCCTCTATGCTTTTTGGTCGTGCTACTTTTCTCCTCTGCCTACGACCACCAAAAGTTTTGATGCATGGTGATCCCAATATTATTCTCGGTCCAGTGATGATGAGGCCGATACTTGGGAGGACCGTCTTTCTTCCACATCCGATCAGATTGATTCCAAGAGCTCAGGACTGTCGTTGAAGTCAAAGAAACGACCGACGTCAAACTAAGGTAATGCCTTTGGCAATCTCCACATGATTCCTTCCTTTTCCTGACTGCCTAAGCCTCTGTTAGTTGGTCTCTTACTACAAATGTAATGACTATAGACTCCGAAAaactgaagaagaggaagataagaaaggaaaaggaaaagcaaaaggaaagaaacagcAAGCCCCCAAGCGGACTCGCCAGGAAACGACCAAGACCAAGAAGGCGGAGAGTAAGGAAGCCATTGACAGTGAGGACTAGGTCCCACTAAAAACTGTGATCACCCACCACTCGCAGCTTAGACCTGATCCTCGGACGAGTCAGTCAAAAGTGAAAAAGCAACAAGATTAAGAGGCCGACAAAGCCATCCTATCCAGGCTTTCTCAATTAAGTTCAAGCAAGTCTACCTCTTCCACCCTTAAGTTTGGCGCACCAAAGGACCCTTTTGTGCCAGTTGTCTCACTTTCCACTCCAGTCAAACAAGACTCCAGCTCGGTCTCCCTTATGAAGTCCATTAGGGGAAAAAGTCCACTCGCTCCACGAGAACTTCCAATGTCAGCCGCTTCTCACTCGTCTCCTGCCAAAATAGATCTCTGTATTGCCTCCCCCATGAAGAGTACCGGGGAAAGAAGCCCGATGAAGCTAGTCCTACCATTGTCGGGGTCGACCGTCGCTGTACCTGAAGCTGTCACCCCCTCGCTGTAGTTGCACCTAGCCCCGTCAAGCTTGCGGAAATAGAGACTGCAGTTCCGCAAATAGCCCCATCCTCAGAAAAGCAATCGCCTCCGTTGCCTtccatccaagaagaagaagaaggcagaGCCATGCCTCCAATGAGGCCTGCTTTGTAGGTACATCTTTCGTCCTTGTCTCAGGCATAGCCATATGATTGGAGCCCTTTTGACCTTCAAACTTTAttgcagaaagaaaaagaagaagactcAGTAGCGCTGCTATTGGATTCCCTGGACAACCTCCTTGTCGTAGGTTCTCCTGCCGCCCTTACTGCCGAAGAAGCTAAACTCACACCGCTAGGTATGCCTGAGATTGCAGAGCATGGAGAACCATGGGCGAAAACAACCTCCTCTCAGTGGAACAAATTCTCACCCAGAACAAGGCTGAGCCCATGAATGATGCGAACTGTAGCTCAAAGCTACACAGAACTCCTATGCCTGGTAGCCAATAGTCTGCCCCTGCATTCCAAGCACTAAGGATGAAGGGGACAACTCAAGCCTAAGAGCTGAGAAAAAGGTTCAACTTATAACC is a window encoding:
- the LOC122663937 gene encoding pentatricopeptide repeat-containing protein DOT4, chloroplastic-like, whose translation is MHLHHLVYNARRPLFLWNLMIRTSARDGLFTETLEIYSSMSKFGVCGSNFTFPLILKACGKLGLLRDGTKVHAHTLLMGFDNDLFVQTALIHMYGKCSNLAASRQIFDEMPVKSLISWNSMISTYCNYSLIKESFKLLKQMQVLGLQPSLSTFVSIVSGCSSSGSAIWHDLLIHCCGIKLGLDSDLHLSNSIMSMYVQRGNINAALSIFYSMAEKSVVSWTTIISWYVDRGDVAKGFYIFNQMRREEVGLDSVVFIHLTSGCLQVGRVSIVSSVHALILKTGCNYEEPIQNSLISMYAKCGDLISAQRVFDVGEKKSVVLWTSMIGGYVYSGHPSEALNLFKNLLTTSIRPNRVTLATVLSACANLGALSMGEEVEGYIKLNGMESDLRLQTALIHMYCKCGSIMRAKEIFDRVSNKDLAVCSSMINGYAIHGRGKEALNLFLNMQKEEGIKPDAVVFTTVLSACSHSGFVEDGLKYFHIMQRDYGLEPTIEHYSCLVDLLGRAGYLNLALKTIQQMPLHAQKAQVWAPLLSACRTHHNIQLGEFVAKKLFAMEPQTTGNYILLANTYTSVGKWTDAVAMRRLINERGMVKEAGWSQIDVNDTVCSLPFGNQLRHIIDPLSFMQSLKI